In one Micromonospora polyrhachis genomic region, the following are encoded:
- a CDS encoding glucose-6-phosphate isomerase, whose product MSQATSDLFDGPVEAAAGLAVYGAEAIDRSAPASTRTALAADDAARRLAEKDPTLWGPEAQDEAKIRLGWVDTFRRSRELLPQLAELQAELADLDHVVLAGMGGSSLAPEVIARTTGRPLTVLDTTDPGQVRAALAKRLHRTVVVVASKSGSTVETDSHRRAYWQAFLDSGLTEAEAGRRFVIVTDPGSPLATTANEMGAYVVLADSDVGGRYSALTAFGLVPAALAGVDVAELLDQAEALAQSLAGNEGNPGLALGAALGTAATTGRDKIALVSDGTGIEGLGDWIEQLIAESTGKTGIGILPVVVEGPHSPGATGDDVLTVTYGGALSAGAVPGNGVSPHLAVNGPLGAHFLAWEYATAIAGVLLGIDPFDQPNVTESKENTNRLLGSGLPAEAPAFTEGSIEVYAPAGTPGDLAGVLRWLVAGLGTEGYLAVMAYLDRFADADAARTRPALAEVAGRPVTFGWGPRFLHSTGQYHKGGPQVGSFLQVTGAVSDDLPVPGKPYTFGELQAAQAAGDRQALAERQRPVVRLHLTDRTAGLAQLLDTIRSLRS is encoded by the coding sequence GTGAGCCAGGCGACCAGCGACCTGTTCGACGGCCCGGTCGAGGCAGCGGCCGGGCTGGCCGTATACGGCGCGGAGGCAATCGACCGCTCCGCGCCCGCCTCCACCCGGACCGCCCTCGCCGCCGACGATGCCGCGCGTCGGCTCGCCGAGAAGGACCCGACCCTGTGGGGGCCGGAGGCCCAGGACGAGGCGAAGATCCGGCTCGGCTGGGTGGACACCTTCCGCCGCAGCCGAGAACTGCTCCCCCAACTCGCCGAACTACAGGCCGAACTGGCCGACCTCGACCACGTGGTGCTCGCCGGAATGGGCGGATCATCGCTGGCCCCCGAGGTCATCGCCCGCACCACCGGCCGGCCACTGACCGTGCTGGACACCACCGACCCGGGACAGGTCCGGGCTGCCCTCGCCAAGCGGCTGCACCGCACCGTCGTGGTGGTGGCCAGCAAGTCCGGCTCGACGGTGGAGACCGACAGCCACCGGCGGGCCTACTGGCAGGCGTTCCTCGACTCCGGCCTGACCGAGGCGGAGGCGGGCCGGCGGTTCGTCATCGTCACCGATCCCGGCTCGCCGCTGGCGACCACCGCCAACGAGATGGGCGCGTACGTGGTGCTCGCCGACTCGGACGTCGGTGGCCGATACTCCGCGCTGACCGCGTTCGGCCTGGTCCCGGCGGCCCTGGCCGGCGTGGACGTGGCCGAGTTGCTGGACCAGGCCGAGGCCCTGGCCCAGTCGCTGGCCGGTAACGAGGGCAACCCGGGTCTGGCCCTCGGTGCGGCGCTCGGCACCGCCGCCACGACCGGGCGGGACAAGATCGCCCTGGTCTCCGACGGCACCGGCATCGAAGGACTCGGCGACTGGATCGAGCAGCTGATCGCCGAGTCGACCGGCAAGACCGGAATCGGCATCCTGCCGGTCGTGGTCGAGGGCCCGCACAGCCCGGGTGCCACCGGCGACGATGTGCTGACCGTGACCTACGGCGGCGCGCTGTCGGCCGGTGCGGTACCCGGCAACGGGGTGAGCCCGCACCTGGCCGTCAACGGCCCGCTGGGCGCGCACTTCCTCGCCTGGGAGTACGCCACCGCCATCGCCGGCGTGCTGCTCGGCATCGACCCGTTCGACCAGCCCAACGTGACGGAGTCGAAGGAGAACACCAACCGGCTGCTGGGCTCGGGCCTGCCGGCCGAGGCACCGGCCTTCACCGAAGGCTCGATCGAGGTGTACGCCCCGGCGGGTACCCCCGGTGACCTGGCCGGTGTGCTGCGCTGGCTGGTGGCCGGGCTGGGCACGGAGGGCTACCTGGCGGTCATGGCCTACCTGGACCGGTTCGCCGACGCCGACGCGGCTCGGACCCGGCCGGCACTGGCCGAGGTCGCCGGCCGCCCGGTCACCTTCGGCTGGGGGCCACGATTCCTGCACTCCACCGGCCAGTACCACAAGGGTGGCCCGCAGGTCGGTTCCTTCCTGCAGGTTACCGGCGCGGTCAGTGACGACCTGCCGGTACCGGGCAAGCCGTACACGTTCGGGGAGTTGCAGGCGGCGCAGGCCGCCGGTGACCGGCAGGCGTTGGCCGAGCGGCAACGGCCGGTGGTACGGCTGCACCTGACCGACCGGACGGCCGGGCTGGCCCAACTGCTCGACACGATCCGCAGCCTGCGGTCCTGA